A genomic region of Devosia ginsengisoli contains the following coding sequences:
- a CDS encoding HAD family hydrolase, whose product MSPSVRPTTSADIELARRLAPVIRFCDNEPFLPSHVGITVLDAPARSPSTGLPIAFEPGVAKVIEYAIWWDWDIQHLYELEHIWLKLAADDSVVAIEASAHGGKFAMQLPDGALPLESGRVVLVSTPGKHAFTATAQEQLPGAERTAVACQELAGRAGILINDMFREHLGAVTPEDHRAVKRYLQARAFLPTFGFNQLFDLATAEFSSWDDLAAWIPGRVKTVLAQVRQEQPLLKAVFLDSGDTLVNEASEKFDADGYVIEAGLIPGALEMVQSLAKDGYRIALVADGRVRSFATILGGHGISPHFHAQVISEAEGCEKPDQRMFQKAMAALGLGTSDAEAIVMVGNHLERDIGGANRLGIISIWQNWSRKRSHIPAEAIEVPRYTIRSPGELPALLADIERQMARAKSNPSPV is encoded by the coding sequence ATGTCGCCATCTGTCCGACCCACCACGAGCGCGGATATCGAACTGGCGCGCCGTCTGGCGCCGGTCATTCGCTTCTGCGACAACGAGCCCTTCCTGCCCTCGCATGTCGGCATCACCGTGCTGGACGCCCCGGCCCGTTCGCCCTCGACCGGCCTGCCCATCGCCTTCGAGCCCGGCGTCGCCAAGGTCATCGAATATGCCATCTGGTGGGACTGGGACATCCAGCACCTCTACGAACTCGAGCATATCTGGCTCAAGCTCGCTGCCGATGACAGTGTCGTCGCGATCGAGGCCAGCGCCCATGGCGGCAAGTTCGCCATGCAACTGCCCGATGGCGCCCTGCCGCTGGAATCCGGCCGGGTCGTGCTGGTTTCGACGCCGGGCAAGCATGCCTTCACCGCCACTGCCCAGGAGCAGTTGCCGGGGGCCGAACGCACCGCAGTGGCCTGCCAGGAACTGGCCGGGCGTGCCGGTATTCTCATCAACGACATGTTCCGCGAACATCTGGGCGCGGTGACGCCGGAAGACCACCGCGCCGTCAAGCGCTACCTGCAGGCCCGCGCCTTCCTGCCCACCTTCGGCTTCAACCAGCTTTTCGATCTGGCCACAGCGGAATTCAGCAGTTGGGACGACCTGGCGGCCTGGATTCCGGGCCGTGTGAAAACCGTCCTCGCCCAGGTGCGGCAGGAGCAGCCTTTGCTCAAGGCCGTCTTCCTCGACAGCGGGGATACGCTGGTCAACGAGGCCAGCGAGAAGTTCGATGCCGATGGCTATGTCATCGAGGCCGGGCTCATCCCCGGCGCGCTGGAAATGGTGCAGTCCCTGGCCAAGGACGGCTATCGCATTGCCCTGGTGGCCGATGGCCGCGTCCGCAGCTTTGCCACCATATTGGGCGGCCACGGCATCAGCCCGCATTTCCACGCCCAGGTCATTTCCGAGGCGGAAGGCTGCGAGAAGCCCGACCAGCGCATGTTCCAGAAGGCCATGGCCGCGCTGGGGCTGGGCACGTCAGACGCCGAGGCCATCGTCATGGTGGGCAATCACCTGGAGCGCGATATCGGCGGCGCCAACCGGCTGGGCATTATCAGCATCTGGCAGAACTGGTCCCGGAAGCGCAGCCATATCCCGGCCGAGGCCATCGAAGTGCCGCGCTACACCATCCGCTCCCCCGGCGAATTGCCGGCTTTGCTGGCCGATATCGAACGCCAGATGGCCCGTGCCAAGTCCAACCCCTCGCCGGTCTGA